A segment of the Peptoclostridium acidaminophilum DSM 3953 genome:
CACCGGGTGGTCGGGTATGTCGAAGTCGTACTTCATGTCGTTTTGCTCGAGTTCGTCTATATAGTTTATTATAATCTCGCGCGTCACCTCGCAAATGTCAAGCCTCTCGAAATCCTTTGTGGCGCTTTCGGTTCCGAGTCTTGAAAGCTCGAAAAGGTCCTGTATAAGGCTGTTGGCGCGTCTGGCATTTGCTATTATTATGTCCAGGTATTTTTCGACGGTCTCTTGAGGCAGATTTTTTTCGTTTTTAAGCGTTTCGCAGTAGCCGAGTATGTTTGTAAGCGGCGTCTTGAGGTCGTGCGATATATAGAGCACGAGATTTTTTCGGTTAGCCTCCGTATCCTCGCGCAGATTTATTTCGTTTTCTATCTTCTGAGCCATTTGGTTTACAGCATCTCGCAGGTCCTCGAATTCATTTTTGGAGCTGAATTTTATCCTGGTGCTGTAGTCGCCGGCGGATATGGTCTTTACACCCAGCAAGAGTCTGTTTATGGGAGATAAGATAAGCGACGACGTTATCTTGGCATATATGAGCAGTACCATTATAAGGCTCACAGTGAACGTCTTTAGAAAAACCTGCATGACATTTTCAGCCTTGGCTGAGCTGTTTGCTGCTGACGATGCAAACAGAACAAGGCTTTTCTGCTCCTTTACGTTCAGGAATTTGTAGTGCGGGGTGTCGCTTAGCATCAAATCAAGCATATTTTCCTTTGGGTATGTGTAGCCGATGCTGTGTGGACTGTTATACTCCTGTGTAACCCTGAAATTCGAGTCGAGTATCTCCACATATGAAACATCAGCCACGCCATATTTTTTGCAGGCTTTCTCCATGCCGTTTTCAATTATGCTGTTGTGCAGGGCTCTCAGGTCTATATCATCCGGCTCTATGTTTTTTTCAACATACGAAAATCCAAAGAACGAGGTTGTAACCGTCACTGCAATCATGAGAAAAAACAGTATGAGATAGTTGAGAAAAAACTGGGTCGATATCGAAATTTTTCTGTTGAGCAGCCCTAGCCCAAGCTTACGTAGCTTTATCATTTTTATCATCCATCCTATATCCGATCCCTCTTATGGTTTTGATGTACTCGGGTTCCTTGGGGTCGGTCTCTATCTTGTCGCGCAGATGGCTCACATGAACCATGAGAGTGTTGTTGTCGCCGACATAAGGCTCATCCCATACGGACTCGTAAATTTGCTTCTTTGTGAATATTTTTCCGGGATTCTCCATGAAAAGCCTGAGCATCTTGAATTCCTTGGGATTGAGCTCTATGCGCGCGCCATCTTTTTCGACGTAATAATCGTCAAGATCCATTATAATACCGCCGTTGCGCAGCTTGTCCTCCGGAGCCTTCATGGGATTGTATTCCATGTATCGCCTGAGCTGCGCATTTACACGCGATATGAGCTCTATAACGCTGAAGGGCTTTATTACATAATCGTCGGCTCCAAGCCCGAGGCCAAGAATCTTGTCTGCCTCGTCTGTACGTGCCGTAAGAACGATTACGGGAACCTTGCTGTGCTTCCTGATCCTTTTCAGGAGGGTGAAGCCGTCCATCTCGGGCATCATTATGTCGAGTATGAGAAGGTCGATCTTCTCGCGGCTGAATACATCAAGCGCCTCGACGCCGCTTGACGCCTCGAATACTTCATACCCCTCCTTTGACAAATGCAGGGCTACAAGCTGGCGGATATCCTCTTCATCTTCTGCTATAAGTATGTTGACGTTCATGCTGCGCCTCCTTTTGTCTTTTGTTAATGTAATATAGATACATATACCCAAAAGAGCCCAGGTAATAGCGCATTTTTGTGATTGAACACTGTCAAGCAGACTTTGAAAATATGCTATAATAAAATACTGTATGAAGCTAGAGGAGGAGGCGGTAAATTATGAAGCTGAACATTAAAAGGCTGAGCGGGGATGCCATAATGCCATGCTATGCCCACCCGGGAGATGCGGGGCTGGATGTGTTCTCGGTAGAGGAAAAGTTGATAGAAGCAGGGACGGCGGAGCTTGTAGGCACTGGAATAAGCATAGAGCTTCCAGAGGGCACGGAAGCTCAGATAAGGCCAAGAAGCGGCCTGGCGCTGAAGCATTGCATCACTGTTCTCAACACGCCAGGAACAATAGATGAAGGCTACAGGGGAGAGATAAAGGTGATTCTCATAAATCACGGAAAAGACGCCTTCAAAGTAGAAAAAGGGATGAAGATAGCCCAGATGGTAGTGCAGCCGGTGCTCAGGGTGGAGGTTGCCGAGGCAGGCGAGCTGTCCGAGAGCAAAAGGGGCGATAATGGTTTCGGATCAAGCGGATACTAAAGCAGGCATGGGGCTCAAGATACTTTTGCAGCATATGATTTTCATGTAAAGGATTAACAGGAGCAAGAGTATTAAAAAAAATATATCTGTGCAGTTTTTATAATGATATTTAAATAAATCATACTGTGTGATATAATAAACACTAATAATGCTCATGCTACAATACGTTGACATGTCGAAGCACATATTCCAAGCAGTATTCGAAGCAATATTCCATGAAAATAATCAAAGGAAGCATGTGACAATGGCAAACCTGCTTAAAGGCAGGGACGCAAAGCTATGGGTCTAAAGGGATAATCCCCATGACTGCCAGGCTGCCGGAATGCTTATATGCTAAAATAAAGCATAGCAAATAGCGCCGGAAACAGGGGGCGCTTTTTTTATAAGCATCCCACAAATACCTTTATACTAAGCAGGGGGTGTTATAATGGGAATCAAGATAACCAACGAACTAGTGAAATTTGTATATCTGAACACGCCGGACAAATGTGCGGTAGAAAGGGAGCTCGACAGGCTCTACGATATAATAAGCAACAACCTGAGCAAGGCAAAAAGCGTGCGTGATTTAAAAAACGCACAGAGTGATTTTGACATGCTAATGCAGATATCCGAGGTCCTCAAGCTAAGGGGAGATTTTGAAAGCGACGAGATTGACAAGTACATCCAAAAATCAAGCGTATTGATTGAAAAGCTTGAAATAAAGAGGGAGTACATAAGAAGAAAGAGAAGCTACAGCGGAATATACATATATGCATAGATTCATAGGCCTTCGAAATGAAGGTCTTTTGCTTTTATGTGGGGGTAAAATCTGCTAAAATTATAATGGGCATGGCCAAATAAAAAAATACAGCGAAAGGCGGCATCAAATGACAAGATCCATAAAAATCCTAATATACCTTGTAATCTATCTGACTTCATCGCTTGGAAAGCTGAAAAGAGTTTCTCAGCTCGAGCAAAGCGGTAAAAAAATCGAAAAGGACAAAATTGTAAATGAAACGGTAAGCAAATGGGCAAAAGCGATAGTAAGGCTCAGCGGCTCAAGGGTGAGCGTACAGGGACAGGAGAACATACCATCTGAAAGGGCTGTAGTGTTTGTGAGCAACCACCAGAGCAACTTCGACATTCCAATACTACTTGGCTGCATAGACAAGCCAAAAGCGTTCATAGCCAAAATCGAGCTTAAAAAGCTGCCGGTAATAAGCAGCTGGATGGAGAAGATGGGCTGCATATTCATGGACAGGAACGATGCGAGACAATCGCTCAAATCTATAAGCAGCGGCTCTGAAAATGTAAAAAAAGGATACTCTATGGTAATATTCCCGGAAGGCACAAGGAGCGAGGACGGCAAGCTCAGGGAGTTCAAGCCGGGCAGTCTCAAGCTGGCAACGAAGGCGAAGGCGCCCATAGTGCCGGTAACAATAATAGGCTCAAAGGACATAATGCTCAAAGGCAAGCTGAGCGTATATCCTTCTGATGTGCGAATAGTAATCTCAAAGCCGATATATACCGACGAGCTCTCCAAAGAGGATGAAAAAAATCTGGGGGACATCGTGCGCGGAGAGATACTAAAAAATCTGGGACAGTCTCAGGAGGCCTAGGGACGATGAAGACAAGCATACACGGCCTTTCGATAGAAACCGATTTTGAAATAAGGCTGGTAAGGGATGAGGCCTTTGATGCGGACATAATTATACCGGTGGGGGATCGAACTGTAAATCTTGAAATTGAAGGACTGCCGGAGTATATGGGAGGCAGGCTCCAATCGTGCATGGTGGCCAACGTGCTCATACGGCTTTCAAAGGACGAGAGCAATAAAGTAGCAACCATACACTATTTAAGGAGCATCGACCTTTATTCAGCAATGCTCAACTTTGAGATTGACTATTCAAGCTGCTCTATAAGCATAAAGGATGAAGGCTACAGTGTGCTCATGCGCATACAAAGGACATAGAAGTGGTTTCAACGGCATAAACCGGGGTAAAATAATATATTATAAAGTATAGGCGTTCAGACTTGATTTGGACGCCTTTTTTAAAGGGGTGAATAAATTGAAAAGTCAAAGCAGCACACCCATTCTGGATGCGCTGGTAGAATGCTGCGACAAGGAAACCATACACTTTGATGTTCCAGGGCACAAAGGCGGGAAGGGACTGGCGTATTTTGACACAATACTGAGGGAAAAGGGGCTAAGGCTCGATATAAACTCAGCAAAGCCAGTGGATTTACTCAACAACCCCAGCGGAGTGATAAAGCAGGCTCAGGCGCTGGCAGCTGAAACGTTCAATGCAGACCACTGCTTCTTCATGGTGGGCGGAACAACCGCTGCGGTACATGCGATGATAATGAGCACATGCAAGCCCGGGGAAAAGATAATAGTACCGAGAAACTCCCATGAA
Coding sequences within it:
- a CDS encoding sensor histidine kinase, coding for MIKLRKLGLGLLNRKISISTQFFLNYLILFFLMIAVTVTTSFFGFSYVEKNIEPDDIDLRALHNSIIENGMEKACKKYGVADVSYVEILDSNFRVTQEYNSPHSIGYTYPKENMLDLMLSDTPHYKFLNVKEQKSLVLFASSAANSSAKAENVMQVFLKTFTVSLIMVLLIYAKITSSLILSPINRLLLGVKTISAGDYSTRIKFSSKNEFEDLRDAVNQMAQKIENEINLREDTEANRKNLVLYISHDLKTPLTNILGYCETLKNEKNLPQETVEKYLDIIIANARRANSLIQDLFELSRLGTESATKDFERLDICEVTREIIINYIDELEQNDMKYDFDIPDHPVECLINPKQLERAIGNIINNSIKYSGKGTGLFIKLKATDEYAFIIVRDTGAGISADFKGDLFEPFVRGESSRNSRTGGTGLGLAITQKIIENHNGRIILDSSYSKGCKFIIMLPILKGVDS
- the dut gene encoding dUTP diphosphatase, with amino-acid sequence MKLNIKRLSGDAIMPCYAHPGDAGLDVFSVEEKLIEAGTAELVGTGISIELPEGTEAQIRPRSGLALKHCITVLNTPGTIDEGYRGEIKVILINHGKDAFKVEKGMKIAQMVVQPVLRVEVAEAGELSESKRGDNGFGSSGY
- a CDS encoding response regulator transcription factor, giving the protein MNVNILIAEDEEDIRQLVALHLSKEGYEVFEASSGVEALDVFSREKIDLLILDIMMPEMDGFTLLKRIRKHSKVPVIVLTARTDEADKILGLGLGADDYVIKPFSVIELISRVNAQLRRYMEYNPMKAPEDKLRNGGIIMDLDDYYVEKDGARIELNPKEFKMLRLFMENPGKIFTKKQIYESVWDEPYVGDNNTLMVHVSHLRDKIETDPKEPEYIKTIRGIGYRMDDKNDKAT
- a CDS encoding lysophospholipid acyltransferase family protein — translated: MTRSIKILIYLVIYLTSSLGKLKRVSQLEQSGKKIEKDKIVNETVSKWAKAIVRLSGSRVSVQGQENIPSERAVVFVSNHQSNFDIPILLGCIDKPKAFIAKIELKKLPVISSWMEKMGCIFMDRNDARQSLKSISSGSENVKKGYSMVIFPEGTRSEDGKLREFKPGSLKLATKAKAPIVPVTIIGSKDIMLKGKLSVYPSDVRIVISKPIYTDELSKEDEKNLGDIVRGEILKNLGQSQEA